Proteins found in one Cobetia sp. L2A1 genomic segment:
- a CDS encoding 16S rRNA (uracil(1498)-N(3))-methyltransferase, whose amino-acid sequence MAIRLHCPELDLNVSAGASFALPEGPARHLGLVLRAKVGSEAQLFDGQGQEIRVTLEEVTRKGVSVRVVETVPNDRESPLAVHLGQAISKGDRMDYAIQKACELGVAAITPLYTARGDVKLKGERADKKLAHWQGVAASACEQCGRSVVPVVHPPISMTEWLSVRDESLKLILQPGGAEALDAAETAGGVTQASLLIGPEGGFTADEVAEAATAGCQVLGLGPRILRTETAPVVALTLLQQRFGDLPR is encoded by the coding sequence ATGGCCATTCGTCTGCATTGCCCTGAACTCGACCTCAATGTCAGCGCTGGTGCTTCCTTTGCGCTCCCTGAAGGGCCTGCGCGCCATCTCGGGCTAGTATTACGTGCCAAGGTAGGCAGTGAAGCGCAGTTGTTTGATGGCCAGGGGCAGGAAATACGGGTAACGCTGGAGGAAGTCACGCGCAAGGGAGTGAGCGTGCGGGTCGTCGAGACCGTGCCCAACGATCGGGAGTCACCGCTGGCGGTGCATCTCGGTCAGGCGATCTCCAAGGGCGATCGCATGGATTATGCAATTCAGAAGGCCTGCGAGCTGGGTGTGGCAGCAATAACACCGCTGTACACCGCGCGTGGTGATGTAAAGCTCAAGGGGGAGCGCGCCGACAAGAAGCTGGCGCACTGGCAAGGAGTCGCGGCGAGTGCCTGCGAGCAGTGCGGGCGCAGCGTCGTGCCGGTCGTGCACCCCCCCATCTCGATGACGGAGTGGTTGTCCGTGCGAGATGAGTCACTCAAGTTGATCTTGCAACCGGGCGGGGCAGAAGCGCTTGATGCAGCCGAGACTGCAGGGGGAGTCACCCAAGCCAGTCTGTTGATCGGCCCGGAGGGCGGCTTTACGGCAGACGAGGTAGCGGAAGCGGCTACGGCAGGGTGTCAGGTGTTGGGGCTGGGGCCGCGTATCCTGCGTACCGAGACAGCGCCTGTCGTTGCGCTTACCTTGTTGCAGCAGCGCTTTGGCGATCTGCCGCGTTAG
- a CDS encoding TonB family protein: MAAPGGWWEPLHGVTDPITYVPVTRVHRRVVAWGAALAIHVGVGWWLLESGLLIPPQAQPLPPPVMLDVTLVSEATSAAVKSDVIAEQAQQASGSGREAIAHAGPKTPVPPQQGEAASVPAEAPQPEVTEAAMASLVLPQYIPEVITTQTDSPQQVAHSELLPDTPDREQEAREQDDVLARAQASGQTREVVGELASRKAARASARARYINDWTGTVQSFGNLHYPAPANLSGELRIRAVILPNGQLEYAEVLQSSGHAELDQAALDTVYGAAPYAPFDESLKGMSRLTITRIWRFGSGNDSGAP, translated from the coding sequence ATGGCAGCACCCGGCGGATGGTGGGAGCCGCTTCATGGCGTCACCGACCCGATCACCTATGTGCCGGTGACGCGCGTGCATCGTCGTGTCGTGGCCTGGGGTGCAGCACTGGCCATCCATGTGGGAGTTGGCTGGTGGCTACTGGAGAGTGGATTGTTGATACCGCCACAAGCCCAGCCGCTACCACCGCCCGTCATGTTGGATGTCACGTTGGTGAGCGAGGCCACTAGCGCCGCAGTCAAGAGCGATGTGATCGCCGAGCAAGCTCAGCAGGCCAGTGGTAGTGGTCGTGAGGCGATAGCCCATGCCGGGCCGAAGACGCCTGTGCCACCACAACAGGGTGAGGCTGCGTCCGTGCCTGCGGAAGCACCGCAACCTGAGGTGACTGAGGCTGCGATGGCATCACTGGTGCTGCCTCAATATATCCCTGAAGTGATCACTACGCAGACGGATTCACCGCAGCAAGTGGCGCACTCGGAGTTGTTGCCTGACACGCCGGACCGTGAACAGGAGGCCCGCGAGCAGGACGATGTGCTGGCCCGGGCTCAGGCATCCGGTCAGACGCGCGAAGTTGTGGGTGAGTTGGCATCACGCAAGGCCGCGCGGGCCTCAGCACGAGCTCGTTATATCAATGACTGGACCGGCACTGTTCAGTCATTTGGCAATCTTCACTACCCTGCACCTGCCAACCTGAGCGGTGAATTGCGCATCCGAGCGGTCATACTACCCAACGGTCAGCTTGAGTACGCGGAAGTGTTACAATCTTCAGGACATGCCGAACTCGACCAGGCTGCATTGGACACGGTGTATGGCGCGGCACCCTACGCTCCCTTCGATGAGAGCCTCAAGGGGATGAGTCGCCTGACCATCACTCGCATCTGGCGGTTCGGCTCCGGTAACGATTCTGGCGCGCCCTGA
- the secB gene encoding protein-export chaperone SecB, which translates to MAEEQNAQAAAGDQPAQDQLQFALQRIYVKDVSFEAPNSPAVFSQPFQPKVGLELDTEHKQVGEELFEVSIKVTAQVTNGEDQTTAFLAEVEQAGLFRIAGLSAEQLDHTLGAFCPNVLFPYAREAIDNLVNRGSFPPLMLAPVNFEAMYAQRKQREAQQQGAEATAH; encoded by the coding sequence ATGGCTGAAGAACAGAACGCACAGGCTGCAGCGGGCGATCAACCGGCTCAGGATCAGCTCCAGTTTGCTCTGCAGCGCATCTACGTGAAGGACGTGTCCTTCGAAGCACCGAATTCACCGGCAGTCTTCTCCCAGCCGTTCCAGCCGAAAGTGGGCCTGGAGCTGGATACCGAACATAAGCAGGTCGGCGAAGAGCTGTTCGAAGTGTCCATCAAGGTCACGGCACAGGTCACCAACGGCGAAGACCAGACCACCGCGTTTCTGGCGGAAGTCGAGCAAGCTGGTCTGTTCCGCATTGCAGGCCTGTCTGCTGAGCAGCTGGATCATACCTTGGGTGCCTTCTGCCCTAATGTGCTGTTCCCGTATGCTCGTGAAGCCATCGACAACCTGGTCAACCGTGGCAGCTTCCCTCCGCTGATGCTGGCGCCGGTCAACTTCGAAGCCATGTACGCGCAGCGCAAGCAGCGTGAAGCGCAGCAGCAGGGTGCCGAGGCTACCGCTCACTGA
- the gpmI gene encoding 2,3-bisphosphoglycerate-independent phosphoglycerate mutase has translation MAAQAQGPRPVALIILDGYGHSEEVKDNAILAANTPVMDRLRRDYPSELIHTDGSFVGLPDGQMGNSEVGHMNLGAGRIVYQDFTRITKAVRENALKDNAVLTAPIDAAIEAGHAVHLIGLLSPGGVHAHEDHILAMADMAAERGARRIYIHAITDGRDTAPKSAEASIARADEHLAGLGLEDGRVATLIGRYFALDRDNRWDRVEQAYRLIAEGQGQHEATTGVEGLAAAYERDETDEFVTATRIGDSVAMQDGDAAIFMNFRADRARELTRAFVEPEFAGFERTPSKLAHEGLVMLTRYAADIPAPSAFPPSDLHNTLGEVVSDRGLTQLRIAETEKYAHVTFFFSGGREDEFPGETRILVPSPQEVKTYDEKPEMSAEEVTDKLVEAIESGTFDLIVCNYANGDMVGHTGKFDAAVKAVEFLDICVGRVVEALEKVGGECLITADHGNAEQMVHPETGNPQTAHTTFEVPLIYITQRDASLAAEGRLCDLAPTLLTMMGQSVPEDMDGNVLVDYASA, from the coding sequence ATGGCAGCTCAAGCACAAGGTCCCCGTCCCGTCGCCCTTATCATCCTGGATGGCTATGGCCACAGCGAGGAAGTGAAGGACAACGCCATTCTTGCCGCCAATACGCCGGTGATGGACCGCCTGCGTCGCGACTATCCCAGCGAGCTGATCCACACCGACGGTAGCTTCGTCGGCCTGCCGGATGGCCAGATGGGAAATTCAGAAGTGGGTCACATGAATCTCGGTGCCGGCCGCATCGTGTATCAGGACTTCACGCGCATCACCAAGGCAGTCCGCGAGAATGCGCTGAAGGACAATGCCGTACTGACTGCGCCCATCGATGCCGCCATCGAAGCCGGCCATGCCGTGCACCTGATCGGCCTGCTGTCGCCAGGTGGCGTGCACGCCCACGAAGACCACATCCTCGCCATGGCCGACATGGCCGCCGAGCGTGGCGCGCGTCGCATCTACATTCATGCCATCACCGATGGCCGTGATACCGCCCCCAAGAGTGCCGAAGCCTCCATCGCTCGCGCTGACGAGCACCTCGCTGGCCTGGGCCTGGAAGACGGTCGCGTCGCGACACTGATCGGACGCTACTTCGCGCTGGATCGCGACAACCGCTGGGACCGCGTCGAACAGGCCTATCGCCTGATCGCCGAAGGCCAGGGTCAGCATGAGGCTACCACTGGTGTCGAAGGCCTGGCTGCTGCCTACGAGCGCGACGAGACCGATGAATTCGTCACCGCCACGCGTATCGGGGATTCCGTCGCCATGCAGGATGGCGATGCCGCCATCTTCATGAATTTCCGTGCTGACCGTGCCCGTGAGCTGACACGTGCCTTCGTCGAACCAGAGTTTGCAGGCTTCGAGCGCACGCCGTCCAAGCTGGCTCATGAAGGCCTGGTGATGCTGACGCGTTACGCTGCCGACATTCCAGCACCCTCAGCTTTCCCGCCGTCTGATCTCCACAACACCCTCGGTGAGGTAGTCTCGGACCGCGGTCTGACGCAGCTGCGTATCGCCGAAACCGAGAAGTACGCTCACGTCACCTTCTTCTTCTCGGGTGGCCGTGAAGATGAGTTCCCGGGTGAAACGCGCATTCTCGTACCCTCTCCTCAAGAGGTGAAAACCTACGACGAGAAACCGGAAATGAGCGCCGAAGAGGTCACCGACAAGCTGGTGGAGGCCATCGAGTCTGGCACCTTTGACCTGATCGTCTGCAACTACGCCAACGGCGATATGGTCGGTCACACCGGTAAATTCGATGCCGCCGTCAAGGCTGTCGAGTTCCTGGATATCTGCGTAGGCCGTGTCGTGGAAGCGCTGGAGAAGGTGGGAGGCGAATGCCTGATCACTGCTGATCACGGTAATGCTGAACAGATGGTGCATCCGGAAACGGGCAACCCGCAGACGGCGCACACGACCTTTGAAGTGCCGCTGATCTACATCACCCAACGCGATGCCAGTCTGGCTGCCGAAGGGCGCCTGTGTGACCTCGCCCCGACGCTGCTCACCATGATGGGGCAATCTGTCCCTGAAGACATGGACGGCAATGTACTGGTCGATTATGCCAGTGCCTGA
- a CDS encoding aspartate carbamoyltransferase catalytic subunit codes for MNLLDLSQASPQARAASPAQVQLDHQGRLRHFLDIEGLPRSILTEILDTADHFRGIGDAEVKKVPLLRGRTVANLFFENSTRTRATFELAAKRLSADVLNLDINTSSAAKGESLMDTLVNLEAMQADAFVVRHGDSGAAHFIASQITPNVAIINAGDGRHAHPTQAMLDMLTIRRHKGEFANLRVAIVGDILHSRVARSQILALNTLGAAEVRVVAPQTLLPVGIETLGCRVFTELEAGLKDVDVVIMLRLQKERMDGALLPSESEYYRRYGLTRESLAHAHPEAVVMHPGPINRGVEIESAVADGPRSLILDQVTNGIAVRMAVLSMAVSGQMKARAERRDERTRGAGA; via the coding sequence ATGAATCTGTTGGATCTCTCTCAAGCCAGTCCCCAGGCACGTGCTGCCTCGCCAGCACAGGTGCAGCTCGATCATCAGGGACGCCTGCGTCACTTTCTCGATATCGAGGGCTTGCCACGCAGTATCCTGACCGAAATTCTGGACACCGCCGATCACTTTCGCGGTATCGGCGATGCCGAGGTCAAGAAGGTCCCGCTGTTGCGTGGGCGTACAGTCGCAAACCTGTTCTTTGAGAATTCGACACGTACCCGCGCGACGTTCGAGCTCGCGGCCAAGCGTCTATCCGCGGATGTACTCAATCTGGACATCAATACCTCTTCGGCTGCCAAGGGTGAGTCATTGATGGATACGCTGGTCAATCTGGAAGCCATGCAGGCGGATGCTTTCGTGGTGCGCCACGGTGACTCCGGTGCAGCGCATTTCATCGCCAGCCAGATTACGCCGAACGTGGCGATCATCAATGCAGGGGATGGTCGTCATGCACATCCGACTCAGGCGATGCTCGACATGTTGACCATTCGTCGCCACAAGGGAGAATTCGCCAACCTGCGAGTGGCGATCGTGGGCGACATCCTGCACTCACGTGTTGCTCGCTCGCAGATTCTGGCACTCAATACGCTCGGCGCTGCCGAGGTACGAGTGGTGGCACCGCAGACACTGTTACCGGTGGGTATTGAAACGCTAGGCTGTCGTGTGTTTACCGAGCTTGAGGCAGGGCTCAAGGATGTTGATGTCGTCATCATGCTTCGATTACAGAAAGAGCGCATGGATGGTGCGCTATTGCCCTCTGAGTCCGAATACTACCGTCGCTATGGTTTGACACGCGAAAGCCTCGCACACGCCCATCCAGAGGCGGTAGTGATGCATCCTGGGCCTATCAATCGCGGTGTTGAAATTGAATCGGCGGTTGCGGATGGTCCACGTTCGTTGATCCTCGACCAGGTCACCAATGGCATAGCCGTCCGCATGGCGGTGTTATCGATGGCAGTGTCGGGTCAGATGAAAGCGCGTGCTGAGCGCAGGGATGAACGTACACGAGGAGCTGGCGCATGA
- the pyrR gene encoding bifunctional pyr operon transcriptional regulator/uracil phosphoribosyltransferase PyrR encodes MQEPEVRDEYDALPDVQALLEAMTEELELLFERREIDRERLIPVGIHTGGVWVAQALRERLGLSAPLATLDIGFWRDDFGHKGLPDAGQGSQLPDIENRDLLLVDDVLMSGRTVRAALNELFDYGRPRRVLLACLLELPGRELPVQPDALGASLALAPGKRIKLEGPQNLRLTLVDTGEGAT; translated from the coding sequence ATGCAGGAACCTGAGGTGCGTGACGAGTACGATGCGTTGCCCGATGTGCAGGCCTTGCTTGAGGCCATGACGGAAGAGCTCGAGTTGTTATTCGAGCGTCGCGAGATTGACCGTGAGCGTCTGATTCCGGTGGGTATTCATACCGGGGGCGTATGGGTCGCACAGGCACTGCGCGAGCGATTGGGATTGTCAGCTCCGCTGGCGACATTGGACATTGGCTTCTGGCGTGATGATTTCGGCCACAAAGGCTTGCCGGATGCGGGGCAGGGGTCGCAACTGCCGGATATCGAGAATCGTGACTTGCTGCTGGTCGACGATGTGCTGATGAGTGGTCGCACTGTACGCGCCGCACTCAATGAGCTCTTCGACTACGGGCGTCCGCGTCGCGTGCTTCTTGCCTGCCTTCTGGAATTGCCGGGACGTGAGCTACCGGTACAACCGGACGCTCTGGGAGCAAGTCTAGCGCTAGCGCCAGGTAAGCGTATCAAGCTGGAAGGTCCGCAGAACCTTCGTCTGACACTGGTGGATACTGGGGAGGGCGCTACATGA
- the ruvX gene encoding Holliday junction resolvase RuvX produces MAERVTSRTALAFDFGTRRVGVAVGTEMLGTASPLVPLHVRDGIPDWNVVTRLIDEWQPDLFVVGLPLELDGSETLMCSRARKFGKRLYGRYGKPLEMWDERGSTKAAKSLARERGHRGNYRDDGVDGLAAQVILESWFANQRGESNLVGY; encoded by the coding sequence ATGGCTGAAAGGGTAACAAGCCGCACGGCATTGGCATTTGATTTCGGCACACGTCGTGTCGGTGTCGCGGTAGGCACTGAAATGCTGGGGACGGCTTCACCGTTGGTACCTTTGCATGTGCGTGATGGCATCCCCGACTGGAATGTCGTCACCCGCCTGATTGATGAGTGGCAGCCTGACCTGTTCGTTGTCGGCTTGCCGCTGGAATTGGATGGTAGCGAGACCCTGATGTGCAGTCGCGCCCGCAAGTTCGGCAAGCGACTGTATGGCCGTTATGGAAAACCGCTGGAAATGTGGGATGAGCGTGGTTCCACCAAGGCTGCGAAGAGTCTTGCGCGTGAGCGAGGCCACCGTGGCAACTATCGAGATGATGGTGTCGACGGATTGGCCGCTCAAGTGATTCTCGAGAGCTGGTTTGCCAACCAGCGAGGCGAAAGCAATCTTGTCGGTTACTGA
- a CDS encoding murein hydrolase activator EnvC family protein, translated as MYWSIMPVPDSALHGAPNSASRALPCSRHTSEQGSRSRIFKRRSHVSGVVLSACLLVLAPLPVANALAADDSTTLTQQKQTSQADLKRLKGEITAMQGELKATAARRSDTRNGLEKIERQLNDTRQQTGKLEDERDDIKQQLVSLTQQRETLSRQQTAQKAAVAEEMAALYRLGRQPELKLLLNQDDPARLERLQVYLNHLSASRRQALERLAQLNDSLAKTRSELIARQTRLTDVQQGLERQAKTLIAQQNERAALLRTLDARYASHEARIAELDQDRAHANQMIQTLEKRLKTIRSAPPPKTRITRAMGKMEWPAPGKVISAYGGGEGVNRDGVLIQATQGTAVTAPHAGRVVFADWMRGYGNLLIIDHGDNVLTLYAHLASFSVGPGDSLSRGQQLGSVGSSGGRDGSALYFEVRRAGQPVNPQRWLSSR; from the coding sequence ATGTACTGGTCGATTATGCCAGTGCCTGATAGCGCCTTGCATGGCGCGCCAAACAGCGCGTCACGCGCCTTGCCCTGCTCGCGCCATACGTCCGAGCAGGGCAGTCGCTCCCGAATATTCAAACGCCGGAGCCACGTCTCCGGCGTTGTGTTGTCTGCCTGTCTGCTTGTGCTGGCACCGCTACCCGTGGCCAACGCACTGGCCGCTGATGATAGCACTACACTGACTCAGCAAAAGCAGACCTCTCAGGCAGACTTGAAACGCCTCAAAGGCGAAATAACAGCCATGCAGGGCGAGCTGAAAGCCACTGCAGCGCGACGCAGCGACACGCGCAATGGTTTGGAGAAAATCGAGCGTCAACTCAATGACACTCGCCAGCAGACCGGCAAGCTCGAAGACGAGCGCGACGATATCAAGCAGCAACTGGTCTCGCTCACCCAGCAGCGCGAAACCCTGAGTCGGCAGCAAACGGCTCAGAAGGCGGCCGTCGCGGAAGAGATGGCAGCACTTTATCGCCTTGGGCGTCAGCCAGAGTTGAAGCTGCTGCTCAATCAGGACGATCCGGCACGCCTCGAGCGTTTGCAGGTCTATCTGAATCACTTGAGCGCTTCACGTCGTCAAGCGCTGGAACGACTGGCACAGCTAAATGACTCGCTCGCGAAGACGCGCAGCGAACTTATTGCCCGTCAGACACGTCTCACGGATGTACAGCAAGGGCTTGAGCGCCAGGCAAAGACCCTGATTGCCCAGCAGAACGAGCGCGCAGCGCTATTGCGGACACTGGACGCGCGTTACGCCAGTCACGAAGCCAGAATTGCGGAACTGGATCAAGATCGCGCGCATGCCAATCAGATGATCCAGACGCTCGAGAAGCGCCTGAAGACGATCAGGAGTGCGCCGCCGCCCAAGACGCGTATTACGCGCGCCATGGGCAAGATGGAGTGGCCAGCACCGGGGAAAGTCATCTCGGCTTACGGTGGCGGTGAAGGCGTCAATCGTGACGGGGTGCTGATTCAGGCCACCCAGGGGACAGCAGTGACGGCGCCACATGCCGGTCGCGTGGTATTTGCCGACTGGATGCGTGGCTACGGCAATCTGCTGATCATCGATCACGGCGACAACGTGCTGACCCTCTACGCACACTTGGCCAGCTTCAGCGTGGGCCCGGGAGATAGCCTGTCGCGTGGCCAGCAACTGGGTAGTGTCGGCAGTAGTGGTGGCCGCGATGGCTCGGCACTCTATTTTGAAGTGCGTCGTGCCGGGCAGCCCGTCAATCCTCAGCGCTGGCTCTCCAGTCGTTGA
- a CDS encoding S41 family peptidase produces MSASSLLRPAPRRLRQLAAGVPLSLALLGGGLPAMAEEAPREIAPTQAEGLPLDELRTFAEVFERIKRTYVDEVDDRTLLKNAMRGMLEGLDPHSAYLDQQDWQDLRENTDGEFGGIGIEVGMEDDGQLTIIAPIDDTPASRAGILPRDVILKIDNTPLDGLSMTEAVKLMRGDIGSRIRLLILSEGADMPHEVVLERAIIKSSSVNQRLLDPGYGYLRISQFQSATGDEARSALAQLRKDNDAVPLKGLVLDLRNNPGGLLSAAVEISDLFLSSGRIVYTQGRLPDSELSFSAKTDTPAGNIPLVVLINGGTASAAEIVSGALQDQHRGIIMGTDSFGKGSVQTVMPLGNGDGLKLTTALYFTPSGRSIQAEGIRPDVEVVRGRLERDTRRDFSVREADLDGRLDNANAVKQAAQSKAPDSPVVAESDYQLGEALNLLKGMNVLGRSAALKAVVPNQ; encoded by the coding sequence ATGTCTGCATCGTCGCTACTCCGCCCTGCCCCGCGTCGCCTGCGTCAACTGGCGGCCGGCGTGCCTCTGAGCCTTGCCCTGCTGGGCGGCGGACTGCCGGCCATGGCAGAAGAGGCGCCACGTGAGATAGCCCCGACTCAAGCCGAAGGCCTGCCACTGGATGAGCTACGCACCTTTGCCGAAGTGTTCGAGCGCATCAAGCGCACTTACGTCGATGAGGTCGACGACCGTACGCTATTGAAAAATGCCATGCGCGGCATGCTGGAGGGGCTGGATCCGCATTCCGCCTATCTGGACCAGCAGGACTGGCAGGATTTACGCGAGAATACTGACGGTGAATTCGGTGGTATCGGAATCGAAGTCGGGATGGAGGATGACGGTCAGCTGACGATCATCGCACCGATTGACGACACTCCCGCCTCACGGGCCGGCATATTGCCACGTGATGTCATTCTCAAGATCGACAATACACCACTGGACGGCCTGTCGATGACCGAGGCCGTGAAACTGATGCGCGGCGATATCGGCTCACGCATTCGCCTGCTGATTCTTTCCGAAGGGGCCGACATGCCACATGAGGTGGTACTGGAGCGCGCCATCATCAAAAGCAGCAGTGTTAACCAGCGCCTGCTGGACCCCGGTTATGGCTACCTACGCATCAGTCAGTTCCAGAGCGCCACGGGCGATGAAGCCCGCAGTGCACTGGCACAGCTACGCAAGGATAACGATGCAGTTCCGCTCAAGGGGCTGGTGCTGGATTTACGCAACAACCCGGGAGGCTTGTTGTCAGCAGCGGTGGAAATCAGTGACCTGTTCCTGTCCAGCGGCCGTATCGTCTATACCCAAGGCCGCCTGCCTGACAGCGAGCTATCTTTCTCTGCCAAGACCGATACACCGGCAGGCAATATACCGCTGGTCGTACTGATCAATGGCGGTACTGCCTCGGCGGCAGAGATTGTCTCCGGCGCTCTGCAAGACCAGCATCGCGGCATCATCATGGGCACCGATAGCTTCGGCAAGGGCTCGGTCCAGACCGTCATGCCGCTGGGCAACGGTGATGGTCTCAAGCTGACCACTGCGCTTTACTTCACGCCCAGCGGCCGCTCCATTCAGGCCGAAGGTATCCGACCGGATGTCGAGGTCGTGCGCGGACGACTGGAGCGCGATACGCGCCGTGATTTCAGCGTGCGAGAAGCTGATCTCGACGGTCGTCTCGATAATGCCAATGCCGTAAAACAAGCTGCGCAGAGCAAAGCACCCGATAGCCCAGTAGTCGCCGAAAGCGACTATCAGCTAGGCGAAGCACTCAATCTGCTCAAGGGCATGAACGTGCTGGGCCGAAGTGCAGCGCTCAAGGCAGTGGTACCCAATCAGTAA
- a CDS encoding YqgE/AlgH family protein produces the protein MQSLRDYFLLAMPHLDDDNFSGSLSYLCDHDEKGTLGVIVNKPIKLTMRGLFEQLEITADSCECLDDVVYYGGPVHKDRGFILHRGQAEEWDSSLQVTEELALTTSLDILKAIAGNKGPEDFMVCLGCAGWEPDQLTNELKENSWLIVEGDSGILFDADSDSRLDAAARKLGVDMSLMSREIGHG, from the coding sequence ATGCAAAGTCTGCGAGACTATTTCCTGCTGGCGATGCCGCATCTCGATGATGATAATTTTTCCGGCTCGCTCAGCTATCTCTGTGATCACGACGAAAAAGGCACGCTCGGTGTGATCGTCAACAAGCCGATCAAGCTGACCATGCGTGGCCTGTTCGAACAGCTGGAAATTACTGCCGATAGCTGCGAATGCCTCGACGATGTTGTCTATTACGGCGGCCCAGTGCATAAAGATCGTGGCTTTATTCTGCATCGCGGTCAGGCGGAAGAATGGGACTCCAGTCTGCAGGTGACTGAGGAACTGGCGTTGACCACTTCGCTGGATATCCTCAAGGCCATTGCGGGCAACAAGGGTCCCGAAGATTTCATGGTATGCCTGGGGTGTGCCGGCTGGGAGCCTGATCAGCTGACCAATGAATTGAAAGAAAATAGCTGGCTGATCGTCGAAGGCGATAGCGGCATCCTCTTTGATGCAGATAGTGACTCACGTCTTGATGCGGCCGCGCGAAAACTCGGTGTCGACATGAGTCTGATGTCGCGGGAGATTGGGCATGGCTGA
- the gshB gene encoding glutathione synthase, translating to MTARKLKIGVVMDPMSTVTYKKDTTLAMMWAATQRGWSLHYLEQEDLYLENGRAMGRMRDLEVFHDPDAFYRLGDVVATPLAELDVILMRKDPPVDEHFLNAVHLLGFAEREGVLVVNPTAALLMCNEKLFAQQFPECIPPTTVSANDKVLRAFHAEHGNVIFKPLDGMGGSGIFHVAEDGRNLGSVIEQLTLRGKRQIMAQRYVPEISAGDTRILLIDGEPVPFGLARIPSAGETRGNLAAGGRGESRELTARDYWLVEQVKPVVKSLGLMFVGLDVIGDYITEINVTSPTCVREIDHQRGTDIAGLLMDAIETRLDTRS from the coding sequence ATGACAGCTCGTAAGCTCAAGATCGGTGTGGTCATGGACCCGATGTCCACCGTTACCTACAAGAAGGACACCACTCTCGCCATGATGTGGGCCGCCACTCAGCGTGGCTGGTCGCTTCACTACCTCGAGCAGGAAGATCTCTATCTCGAGAATGGCCGAGCCATGGGGCGGATGCGTGACCTGGAAGTCTTCCATGACCCCGATGCCTTCTATCGCCTGGGCGACGTCGTTGCGACCCCGCTGGCGGAGCTGGACGTGATCCTGATGCGCAAGGATCCGCCCGTCGACGAACACTTCTTGAATGCTGTCCATCTGCTGGGCTTTGCAGAGCGTGAAGGTGTACTGGTGGTCAACCCGACGGCTGCGTTACTGATGTGCAACGAGAAGCTGTTCGCGCAGCAGTTCCCGGAGTGCATTCCACCGACGACGGTGTCGGCCAACGACAAGGTGCTGCGTGCCTTCCATGCCGAGCATGGCAACGTCATTTTCAAGCCACTGGATGGTATGGGTGGCAGCGGTATCTTCCACGTCGCTGAAGACGGCCGGAATCTCGGGTCAGTGATCGAGCAGCTGACGCTGCGCGGCAAGCGTCAGATCATGGCTCAGCGCTATGTGCCGGAAATCAGTGCCGGCGATACACGCATCCTGCTGATTGACGGCGAACCCGTCCCCTTCGGTCTGGCGCGGATTCCCAGTGCGGGCGAGACTCGCGGCAATCTGGCCGCAGGCGGCCGCGGTGAGTCGCGTGAGCTGACGGCGCGTGATTATTGGTTGGTGGAGCAGGTCAAGCCAGTGGTGAAGTCGCTAGGGTTGATGTTTGTCGGACTGGATGTGATCGGTGATTACATCACCGAGATCAACGTCACCAGCCCGACCTGTGTGCGCGAGATTGATCATCAGCGCGGCACGGACATTGCGGGCCTGCTGATGGATGCCATCGAGACACGCCTGGACACGCGTAGCTGA
- a CDS encoding rhodanese-like domain-containing protein: MIEQLLQFAQNHPLLVGAFVALLVALIVMETMRGNHGVSVSEATRLVNREEGVFIDIRDSKEFKAGHIAGAVNVPSAQLTSATTPLDKYKERPVIVVCKHGQTAGPLVARLEKDGFKQAVKLKGGMGQWQADSLPVVTR, from the coding sequence ATGATCGAACAGCTGCTTCAGTTCGCGCAGAATCATCCTTTGCTGGTCGGCGCCTTTGTCGCCTTGCTGGTCGCCCTTATTGTCATGGAGACCATGCGTGGCAATCACGGTGTCAGCGTCAGCGAGGCCACGCGACTGGTCAATCGCGAAGAGGGTGTCTTCATCGACATCCGCGACAGCAAGGAATTCAAGGCCGGTCACATTGCCGGTGCCGTCAACGTTCCCAGTGCTCAACTGACCAGCGCGACCACGCCGCTGGACAAGTACAAGGAGCGTCCGGTGATCGTTGTCTGCAAGCATGGCCAGACGGCTGGCCCGCTGGTGGCGCGTCTTGAGAAGGACGGCTTCAAGCAAGCCGTCAAGCTCAAGGGCGGCATGGGCCAGTGGCAAGCCGATAGCCTGCCGGTCGTGACTCGCTAA